In the genome of Denticeps clupeoides chromosome 13, fDenClu1.1, whole genome shotgun sequence, one region contains:
- the klhl26 gene encoding kelch-like protein 26 isoform X1 — MAELDGGDFCRSVSQSSMANKNSALRCTFSAPTHSVTLLQGLSALRAQGQLLDVVLAINEEHFQVHKAVLASCSDYFRAMFTGGMKESKQETIELKGLSARGLKHIIDFAYSSEVTLDLDCIQDVLGAAVFLQMVPVVELCEEFLKSAMSVETCLNIGQMATTFSLSSLKESVDSFTFRHFLQIAEEDDFLHIPLERLIFFLKSNKLKNCSEIDLFLAAIRWLQHDECRLSQASEVLCHVRFPLMRSSELVDSVQTVNIMVEDMLCRQYLLEAFNYQILPFRQHEMQSPRTVIRSDVVSLITFGGTPYTDNDRTVSSKVYYLPDVSARQFKEVSEMETGCSHACVAMLDNFVYVIGGQHLQYRSGEGAVDTCFRYDPHLNQWLRIQPMQECRIQFQLNVLRGQLYATGGRNRSGSLSSVECYCPRKNEWIYVDALKRRIWGHAGTTCRDKLYVSGGYGVSVEDKKTLHCYDPTSDQWDFKSPMNEPRVLHAMIDVNDRVYALGGRMDHVDRCFDVLAVEYYVPDSDQWTTVSPMRVGQSEAGCCLLGQKIYVIGGYNWHLNNVTSIVQVYNTEADEWERDLHFPESFAGIACIPIILPQTTTQH; from the exons ATGGCAGAGTTGGATGGTGGGGATTTCTGTCGGAGTGTGTCTCAGAGCAG TATGGCTAACAAGAATAGCGCCTTGCGTTGCACATTCTCAGCTCCGACACACAGCGTCACCCTGTTGCAAGGACTGTCTGCCTTGCGGGCCCAAGGTCAACTGCTGGACGTAGTATTGGCCATCAACGAAGAGCATTTCCAGGTTCATAAGGCTGTTCTGGCATCCTGCAGTGACTACTTCAG GGCCATGTTCACTGGAGGAATGAAGGAGTCCAAGCAGGAAACAATTGAGCTAAAGGGCTTGTCAGCTCGGGGACTGAAGCACATTATTGACTTTGCATACAGCTCTGAGGTTACTCTAGATTTGGACTGCATTCAAGATGTGCTGGGGGCAGCTGTCTTCCTTCAAATGGTGCCGGTTGTTGAACTTTGTGAAGAGTTCCTCAAGTCAGCCATGAGTGTTGAGACTTGCCTGAACATTGGTCAGATGGCCACGACTTTTAGCCTGTCTTCTCTCAAAGAGTCAGTGGATTCCTTCACTTTCAGACACTTCCTGCAAATCGCAGAGGAGGATGACTTTCTTCATATCCCACTGGAGcggctgattttttttctgaagagcAACAAGCTGAAAAACTGCAGTGAAATTGACCTGTTCCTTGCTGCAATTCGCTGGTTGCAGCATGATGAATGCCGGCTTTCTCAGGCCAGTGAGGTTCTCTGCCACGTCCGCTTCCCACTGATGCGCTCTTCTGAGTTGGTGGACAGTGTTCAGACTGTGAACATCATGGTGGAAGACATGCTGTGCAGACAGTACCTTCTGGAGGCCTTTAACTATCAAATACTGCCCTTCCGGCAACATGAGATGCAGTCACCCCGCACAGTCATTCGTTCCGATGTGGTGTCACTTATTACTTTTGGGGGGACACCTTACACAGACAATGACCGCACTGTGAGCAGCAAGGTTTATTATCTCCCCGACGTTAGTGCCCGGCAGTTTAAAGAGGTGTCAGAAATGGAAACGGGCTGTAGTCACGCTTGTGTCGCCATGCTGGACAACTTTGTTTATGTCATCGGTGGGCAGCACCTGCAGTACCGGAGTGGTGAGGGCGCTGTGGACACTTGCTTCCGTTATGACCCACATCTGAACCAGTGGCTGCGCATCCAGCCCATGCAGGAATGCCGGATACAGTTCCAGCTCAACGTGCTGCGTGGACAGCTTTACGCCACTGGAGGGCGTAACAGGTCAGGCAGTCTGTCATCTGTGGAGTGCTACTGTCCCAGGAAGAATGAGTGGATATATGTGGACGCGCTGAAGCGCAGGATTTGGGGCCATGCTGGTACTACATGCAGGGACAAGCTGTATGTGTCTGGTGGATATGGAGTCTCTGTGGAGGATAAGAAGACGCTTCATTGTTACGATCCCACGTCTGACCAGTGGGATTTCAAGTCTCCCATGAACGAACCTAGGGTGCTTCATGCCATGATTGATGTTAATGACCGTGTATATGCCCTAGGCGGTCGGATGGACCATGTGGACCGCTGCTTTGATGTCTTAGCTGTGGAGTATTATGTCCCAGACTCAGACCAGTGGACGACTGTGAGTCCCATGCGAGTTGGCCAGTCTGAAGCTGGGTGCTGCTTGCTGGGACAAAAGATCTATGTAATTGGGGGCTACAATTGGCATCTGAACAATGTAACCAGCATTGTTCAGGTCTACAACACTGAGGCGGATGAGTGGGAGAGAGACCTGCATTTTCCTGAGTCTTTCGCAGGGATAGCGTGCATTCCAATCATTCTTCCTCAAACTACAACTCAGCACTGA
- the klhl26 gene encoding kelch-like protein 26 isoform X2, with product MVGISVGVCLRAAPTHSVTLLQGLSALRAQGQLLDVVLAINEEHFQVHKAVLASCSDYFRAMFTGGMKESKQETIELKGLSARGLKHIIDFAYSSEVTLDLDCIQDVLGAAVFLQMVPVVELCEEFLKSAMSVETCLNIGQMATTFSLSSLKESVDSFTFRHFLQIAEEDDFLHIPLERLIFFLKSNKLKNCSEIDLFLAAIRWLQHDECRLSQASEVLCHVRFPLMRSSELVDSVQTVNIMVEDMLCRQYLLEAFNYQILPFRQHEMQSPRTVIRSDVVSLITFGGTPYTDNDRTVSSKVYYLPDVSARQFKEVSEMETGCSHACVAMLDNFVYVIGGQHLQYRSGEGAVDTCFRYDPHLNQWLRIQPMQECRIQFQLNVLRGQLYATGGRNRSGSLSSVECYCPRKNEWIYVDALKRRIWGHAGTTCRDKLYVSGGYGVSVEDKKTLHCYDPTSDQWDFKSPMNEPRVLHAMIDVNDRVYALGGRMDHVDRCFDVLAVEYYVPDSDQWTTVSPMRVGQSEAGCCLLGQKIYVIGGYNWHLNNVTSIVQVYNTEADEWERDLHFPESFAGIACIPIILPQTTTQH from the exons ATGGTGGGGATTTCTGTCGGAGTGTGTCTCAGAGCAG CTCCGACACACAGCGTCACCCTGTTGCAAGGACTGTCTGCCTTGCGGGCCCAAGGTCAACTGCTGGACGTAGTATTGGCCATCAACGAAGAGCATTTCCAGGTTCATAAGGCTGTTCTGGCATCCTGCAGTGACTACTTCAG GGCCATGTTCACTGGAGGAATGAAGGAGTCCAAGCAGGAAACAATTGAGCTAAAGGGCTTGTCAGCTCGGGGACTGAAGCACATTATTGACTTTGCATACAGCTCTGAGGTTACTCTAGATTTGGACTGCATTCAAGATGTGCTGGGGGCAGCTGTCTTCCTTCAAATGGTGCCGGTTGTTGAACTTTGTGAAGAGTTCCTCAAGTCAGCCATGAGTGTTGAGACTTGCCTGAACATTGGTCAGATGGCCACGACTTTTAGCCTGTCTTCTCTCAAAGAGTCAGTGGATTCCTTCACTTTCAGACACTTCCTGCAAATCGCAGAGGAGGATGACTTTCTTCATATCCCACTGGAGcggctgattttttttctgaagagcAACAAGCTGAAAAACTGCAGTGAAATTGACCTGTTCCTTGCTGCAATTCGCTGGTTGCAGCATGATGAATGCCGGCTTTCTCAGGCCAGTGAGGTTCTCTGCCACGTCCGCTTCCCACTGATGCGCTCTTCTGAGTTGGTGGACAGTGTTCAGACTGTGAACATCATGGTGGAAGACATGCTGTGCAGACAGTACCTTCTGGAGGCCTTTAACTATCAAATACTGCCCTTCCGGCAACATGAGATGCAGTCACCCCGCACAGTCATTCGTTCCGATGTGGTGTCACTTATTACTTTTGGGGGGACACCTTACACAGACAATGACCGCACTGTGAGCAGCAAGGTTTATTATCTCCCCGACGTTAGTGCCCGGCAGTTTAAAGAGGTGTCAGAAATGGAAACGGGCTGTAGTCACGCTTGTGTCGCCATGCTGGACAACTTTGTTTATGTCATCGGTGGGCAGCACCTGCAGTACCGGAGTGGTGAGGGCGCTGTGGACACTTGCTTCCGTTATGACCCACATCTGAACCAGTGGCTGCGCATCCAGCCCATGCAGGAATGCCGGATACAGTTCCAGCTCAACGTGCTGCGTGGACAGCTTTACGCCACTGGAGGGCGTAACAGGTCAGGCAGTCTGTCATCTGTGGAGTGCTACTGTCCCAGGAAGAATGAGTGGATATATGTGGACGCGCTGAAGCGCAGGATTTGGGGCCATGCTGGTACTACATGCAGGGACAAGCTGTATGTGTCTGGTGGATATGGAGTCTCTGTGGAGGATAAGAAGACGCTTCATTGTTACGATCCCACGTCTGACCAGTGGGATTTCAAGTCTCCCATGAACGAACCTAGGGTGCTTCATGCCATGATTGATGTTAATGACCGTGTATATGCCCTAGGCGGTCGGATGGACCATGTGGACCGCTGCTTTGATGTCTTAGCTGTGGAGTATTATGTCCCAGACTCAGACCAGTGGACGACTGTGAGTCCCATGCGAGTTGGCCAGTCTGAAGCTGGGTGCTGCTTGCTGGGACAAAAGATCTATGTAATTGGGGGCTACAATTGGCATCTGAACAATGTAACCAGCATTGTTCAGGTCTACAACACTGAGGCGGATGAGTGGGAGAGAGACCTGCATTTTCCTGAGTCTTTCGCAGGGATAGCGTGCATTCCAATCATTCTTCCTCAAACTACAACTCAGCACTGA
- the crtc1b gene encoding CREB-regulated transcription coactivator 1b isoform X2, whose translation MATSNNPRKFSEKIALHNQKQAEETAAFEEVMKDLSITRAARLQLQKTQYLTLGQNRAQCYGGSLPNVNQIGNSNNDLPFQTSVLDTSRTTRHHGLVDRVYRDRSRITSPHRRPLSVDKHGRQIDSCPYSSVYLSPPPDTSWRRTNSDSALHQSTMNPTPQESFTGGSQELQPKRVLLLSAPGIGEQEAKMDKDGLKKNVESHKSCEVPGINIFPSPDQEVNTSLAPVTHNTGGSLPDLTNIQFPPPLPTPLDPDDAVSFPTLNSSGSTGNLSSTLTHLGMSAASHVIPTSQPSMTASAPHQQASVLPLTLSTDPQQQQSAQGSAQQISSTLSTQIPITQALTMDALSLEQQLAQFPLFSLLNDLQKQQQQQTLPQSIRLVQLPPLTVTTPSSTTQTTGTQINTASSLPQYRNQTGSPANQSPTSPVSNQGFSPGGSPQHIPLVGSISGDSFYEHQLASRQTNALSHQLEQFNMIENPISSNSLFSQCSTLNYTQAAMMGLTGSHSALDAQQLGYSSHGNIPNIILTVTGESPPSLSKELASSLASVGDVASLAGVGDVSFETDSQFPLDELKIDPLTLDGLHMLNDPDMVLTDPATEDTFRMDRL comes from the exons ATGGCGACCTCAAACAATCCACGAAAATTTAGCGAGAAAATCGCTCTCCACAACCAGAAACAGGCGGAGGAGACAGCCGCGTTCGAAGAAGTTATGAAAGATCTGAGCATAACCAGAGCTGCGCGG TTGCAGTTGCAGAAGACCCAGTATTTGACACTAGGGCAGAATCGGGCTCAGTGCTATGGAGGTTCACTGCCCAATGTCAATCAGATTGGAAATAGCAACAATGACCTGCCCTTTCAG ACCTCCGTCCTGGACACCAGCCGAACAACACGCCACCACGGGCTTGTGGACCGGGTGTACCGTGACCGCAGCCGCATCACGTCGCCTCACCGCCGCCCTCTGTCAGTGGACAAACATGGTCGACAG ATTGACAGCTGCCCATATAGTTCAGTTTATCTCTCACCCCCACCGGACACCAGCTGGAGAAG GACTAATTCTGACTCAGCATTACACCAGAGCACTATGAATCCCACCCCACAGGAGTCATTTACAGGAGGGTCACAGGAGTTGCAGCCCAAACGAG TGCTTCTGCTGTCTGCTCCAGGCATAGGGGAACAAGAAGCAAAGATGGACAAAGACGGCCTGAAGAAG AATGTGGAGTCACACAAGTCTTGCGAAGTTCCTGGAATTAA CATATTtccatccccagaccaggaagTCAATACGTCTTTAGCCCCGGTGACTCACAACACAGGCGGATCACTGCCTGACCTCACCAACATCCAGTTtccacctcccctccccacccctCTGGACCCTGATGACGCAGTATCTTTCCCCACCCTCAACTCTTCTGGCAGCACAGGCAACCTGTcctccaccctcacacacctAGGCATGAGTGCTGCCAGCCATG TGATTCCCACATCCCAACCTTCCATGACTGCATCAGCACCACACCAGCAGGCCTCTGTTCTTCCCCTTACCCTCAGCACTGatccccagcagcagcagtcggCACAGGGATCCGCACAACAAATCTCCTCCACCCTGTCCACTCAGATACCAATCACTCAG gCCCTGACGATGGATGCTCTGTCTCTGGAGCAGCAGTTGGCTCAGTTTCCCTTGTTCTCATTGTTGAATGatctgcagaagcagcagcaacagcagacTCTCCCCCAAAGTATTCGTCTTGTGCAGCTGCCACCCCTCACGGTAACAACACCCTCATCCACCACCCAGACCACTGGCACCCAGATCAACACG GCCTCCTCTCTTCCACAGTATCGCAATCAGACTGGCTCTCCAGCAAACCAGTCTCCAACCTCTCCAGTGTCCAATCAAGGCTTCTCACCTGGAGGTTCACCTCAA CACATACCACTGGTGGGAAGTATTTCTGGAGACTCATTCTATGAGCATCAACTGGCATCTAGGCAAACCAATGCTTTGTCACATCAG CTGGAGCAGTTCAACATGATTGAGAACCCAATCAGCTCCAACAGCCTCTTTAGTCAGTGCTCCACCCTCAACTACACCCAGGCAGCCATGATGGGCCTTACTGGGAGCCACAGTGCCCTGGATGCTCAGCAGCTTGGCTATAGTAGCCATGGAAATATTCCCAACATAATTTTAACAG TCACAGGAGAGTCACCACCTAGCCTCTCCAAAGAGCTGGCTAGCTCCTTGGCCAGTGTTGGTGATGTGGCTTCCTTGGCAGGTGTGGGAGATGTCAGCTTTGAGACAGACTCTCAATTCCCATTGGATGAGCTGAAGATTGATCCTCTCACCCTGGATGGACTGCACATGCTCAATGACCCAGACATGGTCCTCACAGACCCTGCCACCGAGGACACATTTAGGATGGACCGGCTGTAG
- the crtc1b gene encoding CREB-regulated transcription coactivator 1b isoform X3 produces the protein MATSNNPRKFSEKIALHNQKQAEETAAFEEVMKDLSITRAARTPFQTSVLDTSRTTRHHGLVDRVYRDRSRITSPHRRPLSVDKHGRQIDSCPYSSVYLSPPPDTSWRRTNSDSALHQSTMNPTPQESFTGGSQELQPKRVLLLSAPGIGEQEAKMDKDGLKKNVESHKSCEVPGINIFPSPDQEVNTSLAPVTHNTGGSLPDLTNIQFPPPLPTPLDPDDAVSFPTLNSSGSTGNLSSTLTHLGMSAASHVIPTSQPSMTASAPHQQASVLPLTLSTDPQQQQSAQGSAQQISSTLSTQIPITQALTMDALSLEQQLAQFPLFSLLNDLQKQQQQQTLPQSIRLVQLPPLTVTTPSSTTQTTGTQINTASSLPQYRNQTGSPANQSPTSPVSNQGFSPGGSPQHIPLVGSISGDSFYEHQLASRQTNALSHQLEQFNMIENPISSNSLFSQCSTLNYTQAAMMGLTGSHSALDAQQLGYSSHGNIPNIILTVTGESPPSLSKELASSLASVGDVASLAGVGDVSFETDSQFPLDELKIDPLTLDGLHMLNDPDMVLTDPATEDTFRMDRL, from the exons ATGGCGACCTCAAACAATCCACGAAAATTTAGCGAGAAAATCGCTCTCCACAACCAGAAACAGGCGGAGGAGACAGCCGCGTTCGAAGAAGTTATGAAAGATCTGAGCATAACCAGAGCTGCGCGG ACTCCTTTCCAGACCTCCGTCCTGGACACCAGCCGAACAACACGCCACCACGGGCTTGTGGACCGGGTGTACCGTGACCGCAGCCGCATCACGTCGCCTCACCGCCGCCCTCTGTCAGTGGACAAACATGGTCGACAG ATTGACAGCTGCCCATATAGTTCAGTTTATCTCTCACCCCCACCGGACACCAGCTGGAGAAG GACTAATTCTGACTCAGCATTACACCAGAGCACTATGAATCCCACCCCACAGGAGTCATTTACAGGAGGGTCACAGGAGTTGCAGCCCAAACGAG TGCTTCTGCTGTCTGCTCCAGGCATAGGGGAACAAGAAGCAAAGATGGACAAAGACGGCCTGAAGAAG AATGTGGAGTCACACAAGTCTTGCGAAGTTCCTGGAATTAA CATATTtccatccccagaccaggaagTCAATACGTCTTTAGCCCCGGTGACTCACAACACAGGCGGATCACTGCCTGACCTCACCAACATCCAGTTtccacctcccctccccacccctCTGGACCCTGATGACGCAGTATCTTTCCCCACCCTCAACTCTTCTGGCAGCACAGGCAACCTGTcctccaccctcacacacctAGGCATGAGTGCTGCCAGCCATG TGATTCCCACATCCCAACCTTCCATGACTGCATCAGCACCACACCAGCAGGCCTCTGTTCTTCCCCTTACCCTCAGCACTGatccccagcagcagcagtcggCACAGGGATCCGCACAACAAATCTCCTCCACCCTGTCCACTCAGATACCAATCACTCAG gCCCTGACGATGGATGCTCTGTCTCTGGAGCAGCAGTTGGCTCAGTTTCCCTTGTTCTCATTGTTGAATGatctgcagaagcagcagcaacagcagacTCTCCCCCAAAGTATTCGTCTTGTGCAGCTGCCACCCCTCACGGTAACAACACCCTCATCCACCACCCAGACCACTGGCACCCAGATCAACACG GCCTCCTCTCTTCCACAGTATCGCAATCAGACTGGCTCTCCAGCAAACCAGTCTCCAACCTCTCCAGTGTCCAATCAAGGCTTCTCACCTGGAGGTTCACCTCAA CACATACCACTGGTGGGAAGTATTTCTGGAGACTCATTCTATGAGCATCAACTGGCATCTAGGCAAACCAATGCTTTGTCACATCAG CTGGAGCAGTTCAACATGATTGAGAACCCAATCAGCTCCAACAGCCTCTTTAGTCAGTGCTCCACCCTCAACTACACCCAGGCAGCCATGATGGGCCTTACTGGGAGCCACAGTGCCCTGGATGCTCAGCAGCTTGGCTATAGTAGCCATGGAAATATTCCCAACATAATTTTAACAG TCACAGGAGAGTCACCACCTAGCCTCTCCAAAGAGCTGGCTAGCTCCTTGGCCAGTGTTGGTGATGTGGCTTCCTTGGCAGGTGTGGGAGATGTCAGCTTTGAGACAGACTCTCAATTCCCATTGGATGAGCTGAAGATTGATCCTCTCACCCTGGATGGACTGCACATGCTCAATGACCCAGACATGGTCCTCACAGACCCTGCCACCGAGGACACATTTAGGATGGACCGGCTGTAG
- the crtc1b gene encoding CREB-regulated transcription coactivator 1b isoform X1 codes for MATSNNPRKFSEKIALHNQKQAEETAAFEEVMKDLSITRAARLQLQKTQYLTLGQNRAQCYGGSLPNVNQIGNSNNDLPFQTPFQTSVLDTSRTTRHHGLVDRVYRDRSRITSPHRRPLSVDKHGRQIDSCPYSSVYLSPPPDTSWRRTNSDSALHQSTMNPTPQESFTGGSQELQPKRVLLLSAPGIGEQEAKMDKDGLKKNVESHKSCEVPGINIFPSPDQEVNTSLAPVTHNTGGSLPDLTNIQFPPPLPTPLDPDDAVSFPTLNSSGSTGNLSSTLTHLGMSAASHVIPTSQPSMTASAPHQQASVLPLTLSTDPQQQQSAQGSAQQISSTLSTQIPITQALTMDALSLEQQLAQFPLFSLLNDLQKQQQQQTLPQSIRLVQLPPLTVTTPSSTTQTTGTQINTASSLPQYRNQTGSPANQSPTSPVSNQGFSPGGSPQHIPLVGSISGDSFYEHQLASRQTNALSHQLEQFNMIENPISSNSLFSQCSTLNYTQAAMMGLTGSHSALDAQQLGYSSHGNIPNIILTVTGESPPSLSKELASSLASVGDVASLAGVGDVSFETDSQFPLDELKIDPLTLDGLHMLNDPDMVLTDPATEDTFRMDRL; via the exons ATGGCGACCTCAAACAATCCACGAAAATTTAGCGAGAAAATCGCTCTCCACAACCAGAAACAGGCGGAGGAGACAGCCGCGTTCGAAGAAGTTATGAAAGATCTGAGCATAACCAGAGCTGCGCGG TTGCAGTTGCAGAAGACCCAGTATTTGACACTAGGGCAGAATCGGGCTCAGTGCTATGGAGGTTCACTGCCCAATGTCAATCAGATTGGAAATAGCAACAATGACCTGCCCTTTCAG ACTCCTTTCCAGACCTCCGTCCTGGACACCAGCCGAACAACACGCCACCACGGGCTTGTGGACCGGGTGTACCGTGACCGCAGCCGCATCACGTCGCCTCACCGCCGCCCTCTGTCAGTGGACAAACATGGTCGACAG ATTGACAGCTGCCCATATAGTTCAGTTTATCTCTCACCCCCACCGGACACCAGCTGGAGAAG GACTAATTCTGACTCAGCATTACACCAGAGCACTATGAATCCCACCCCACAGGAGTCATTTACAGGAGGGTCACAGGAGTTGCAGCCCAAACGAG TGCTTCTGCTGTCTGCTCCAGGCATAGGGGAACAAGAAGCAAAGATGGACAAAGACGGCCTGAAGAAG AATGTGGAGTCACACAAGTCTTGCGAAGTTCCTGGAATTAA CATATTtccatccccagaccaggaagTCAATACGTCTTTAGCCCCGGTGACTCACAACACAGGCGGATCACTGCCTGACCTCACCAACATCCAGTTtccacctcccctccccacccctCTGGACCCTGATGACGCAGTATCTTTCCCCACCCTCAACTCTTCTGGCAGCACAGGCAACCTGTcctccaccctcacacacctAGGCATGAGTGCTGCCAGCCATG TGATTCCCACATCCCAACCTTCCATGACTGCATCAGCACCACACCAGCAGGCCTCTGTTCTTCCCCTTACCCTCAGCACTGatccccagcagcagcagtcggCACAGGGATCCGCACAACAAATCTCCTCCACCCTGTCCACTCAGATACCAATCACTCAG gCCCTGACGATGGATGCTCTGTCTCTGGAGCAGCAGTTGGCTCAGTTTCCCTTGTTCTCATTGTTGAATGatctgcagaagcagcagcaacagcagacTCTCCCCCAAAGTATTCGTCTTGTGCAGCTGCCACCCCTCACGGTAACAACACCCTCATCCACCACCCAGACCACTGGCACCCAGATCAACACG GCCTCCTCTCTTCCACAGTATCGCAATCAGACTGGCTCTCCAGCAAACCAGTCTCCAACCTCTCCAGTGTCCAATCAAGGCTTCTCACCTGGAGGTTCACCTCAA CACATACCACTGGTGGGAAGTATTTCTGGAGACTCATTCTATGAGCATCAACTGGCATCTAGGCAAACCAATGCTTTGTCACATCAG CTGGAGCAGTTCAACATGATTGAGAACCCAATCAGCTCCAACAGCCTCTTTAGTCAGTGCTCCACCCTCAACTACACCCAGGCAGCCATGATGGGCCTTACTGGGAGCCACAGTGCCCTGGATGCTCAGCAGCTTGGCTATAGTAGCCATGGAAATATTCCCAACATAATTTTAACAG TCACAGGAGAGTCACCACCTAGCCTCTCCAAAGAGCTGGCTAGCTCCTTGGCCAGTGTTGGTGATGTGGCTTCCTTGGCAGGTGTGGGAGATGTCAGCTTTGAGACAGACTCTCAATTCCCATTGGATGAGCTGAAGATTGATCCTCTCACCCTGGATGGACTGCACATGCTCAATGACCCAGACATGGTCCTCACAGACCCTGCCACCGAGGACACATTTAGGATGGACCGGCTGTAG